gagggaggggagggttggAGCCAAGAGCCAGTCAACACAGGGCAAAGGAAGTCCAATCAAAACTGGAGAAAGCTGGAGAAAGTTCTCCAAGGACCAATAGTCCTGGCTTTGGCTGATTTTGCCCTTGCCAGCTAGATTCTGGCCATTTTTACGAAGCAATTCTATCTTTTGCCTGGACGGCCCTTGCTCTGTTCCGAGAGTTGGGTCTTCAGCTAAATGTAACAAAATCCATGTTGACCCCATAAAGAAGATATAAAGAGGTTTCTTTGGACTCTTCGACAGACAGGGACTATCTCCTCTTAGACAGGTTTGTAACCTTGTCAGATTGGATACAGATAATTCAGGGGAATCCTCGGACCACTATAAGGAAATATCTTCCACTCCTGGGACACATGACCAATCATGCAAGGGTACACCTTTGCTGCTTTTTGGCTCAGAATGATCTATTCTCCTGTCAGAGATATCTTGGACAGGCAAGCGACAGTTCTTCTACAGGTGAGGAACTCCCTGGATTGGTGGAAATATCAACTCAAAATCTGTGCGGGTGTTCCCTTCTGCCGCCTTCTATCACTAACTTGAACAACAGATGCATCACTGTTGGGGTGGGGAGCTCATCTCAGTGCTCTCATGTCTTAGGGCAGATGGACAACTCAGGACATCTCCGCATCAATCTTTTTGAGCTCAGGGCTGTCAGGAACACCTGCCTCCATTTCCTACCTCATCATGGCGAATCAATCAGGGTCACGACAGACAACATGTCCTGCGTGTTGTGTATCAAAAATAGGGAGGATATTCCCCTCTCTGCGCCGAACCTATGGAACTGGTGCACAGTTCATCAAATCCAAATTTCAGCAGTCTACCTCCCAGGCATTCAGAATACCACAGCCAGTGTTCTCAGCAGGCACTTCTCACTGGACAACAAATTGGAGCTAGGCTCAAGTCCTTCAAAGAGAGGGGTCTACCGGAGCTGGGTCTCTTTGCAATCTCCGGGAAAAAGAAGTGTCCTCTTTTCAGCTCAAGAGAAGGTCTGAGATACTATTTTTGTGAGGAGGTTCTTTACTTCTGTCCTGGAAGTAGGGTGTGTTCTTTGGGTTCCCTCCGACTTCGCTTGTAGATCTAAGCTTGATACCCTTACCTGCCTCAGCTATGTGTACATCCACCTCTCAAGACCACTGCTTATCACTTCTCACAGGATGTGGGTCATGTGCTTCACCCCAATCTAGGACTTCTCTACTGTTGGATGTGGTTCCTTGATAGTTTGCAGGGTTAAAATCCTCTTCCTCTGAGGAGGTGCAACAGGAGTTATTGAATACTAAAAAGAAGTCAGCCTGTACTACTTCCCTTCAGAAACAGGAGATTCTCCCATTGGTGCTGTCATTGCCACTTCCTGCCTGGATCTGTGCCTCTTTCAGTCATCCTGGATTGTCCGATGAATCTGAAGGAATTGGGGTTATTAGCTCAATTAAGGTCCATTTGGCTGCAATATCAGCCTTTCATCTGATGTAGAGGGGTTTTCCGTATTTGCTCATCCTGTATCATCTAGATTTGTTAAGGATTTCAGGAATCTCTACCCCCAGACTAGAGATCCCACCCTGACCTGGGACCTCCATCTGGCACTCAACTATCTTTTGTGAAACATCCATTCAAACGTATAGCAACGTATTCTCTACTCCATTTGTCTATGAATCCAGCCTTTTCAGTAGCCATCATGTCAGCTGTAGAGTTTGGGAGATTAGTGTCTGATTCCAGTTTTCCATCCCTTCCTCCCTTGTACAGTATGCGTCGAGAATAATGTTTCTTTATGCTCACATCCTAAATTATTACCCAAGGCTCTCTTGGAGTTCCACTCTAACAAATCTATCCAtctaccagtgtttttccagaaGCCACACAACTCTCTTCTCGATCGCTCCGGTGGTGCTTAGGGAGTCAATCtgggttgtgtagtgaatgaggctttTTGTAGAACTCCTCTTTTGTTTGTTGCAAAAGTTGGAAGATGTGTACTTTATGAGGCAAGGGATTCTGGAAAGAGACAGGGTGGACTTGTGGTTTATACAGATGCATGCTACCTGGGAGAATTGGATATTTTCCCTGTCTGCCACACCGAAGTTTTCATAGGGtggccactaattgtgtgtttCTTATTTTCTGAGTGACCAACATGAGATTCTGTGGTCAATTTAGCTCACAATGTCAACTAAATTAAAGGGAGCTATATCTTAAATACATAAAAAgctataaaaatgctaagtaGTGAAAAAGCAAGCCCTGTGCATCTCAAAgtgagcacccaaaattagtagtAATTTCAGACAATTTTGGCTTTAATCTCTGTGTCTTAGCACCCCACCCCATCTGTGGAATGGGAATAATATCTTCCTAACTCGCAAGTATTTCTTGAAGACAAATTCATTAATGTTAGTGAAACACCCATGTTATGGTTAATGAGTGCCATGGAAAAgaccatgaggaaattaataattctggaGTGAGTACTAGCTTTGAATAGTGTGCAATAAaaattgaacaatgaggataaaacaaaatgtgGTATAGCTTTCAGTGAGCACCctctatcctgtgcactgaatgtcCTGGATaggtcctgggggtgggggcctgtCCTAGGGGAGTGGAAAtaatatgatcatgtaattagaggCTCTGTTATAATGCACAATGGGGCAGAATTAAGTCTGAATgaccaaccttaattctggtacttcctaacttttgaatgcttgagtttGTAACCttaactttctttctttcaatgtagatttttttttaatatataattcaTATTGTATTTACACAATAATATgacttcacaaaaaaaaaaagtaaagtcaaAGCAAACTTTTAACTCATTGCCCTCTGAAATTTCCATTGAATTAGTAATCTCACCTGGACTGTATTATGGTGACTATAACTCTGTCCAAAGTTTTTTAGAAAGTCTAATAAAATTATAAAGAATCTCTAATATgcattaaaatgtgtgtgtttattaaatgaaaaataaatatttttataatcaggTTGATCCTTTTACTaaccagatttgttttatttttcagataaatGAAAATGATGGGCATAAAAGAAATCTTCCTCCACAGCTTATTCAGTGCTTTGCATGTCCATACTGCTTCCTCCTTTTCAGCATAAGAGATGAATGCCTGCAGCATATGTCTGGAAAGAATCACTTCCTTCAGGTTTTTAAATTGAGTGGTACGTTGTAATTTGAGTGTAGCATCTTTTAGGTCCTTCTGATAATGCATCTACGCTATGTGGGAGAATATGTTTTCAGCTGTGAATTAAAGAAAAAACGTGTATTTCTTTTAAGATGTCTGAAATTGGGGAAAAGATACACGAACTGTGTACATTTACCAGGTTATCTTCATTTGAGATTAATATTTTGTTAATATGTTGTTCTATTCTGACAGAGATTGTATAAAAAGGTGTTTTAGAATTCCATATttctctgtttcagaggaacagccgtgttagtctgtattcgcaaaaagaaaaggagtacttgtggcaccttagagactaaccaatttatttgagcatgagctttcgtgagctacagctcacttcatcagatgtttaccgtggaaactgcagcagactttatatacacacagagaatatgaaacaatacctcctcccaccccactgtcctgctggtaatagcttatctaaaatgatcaacaggtgggccatttccagcacaaatccaggttttctcaccctccacccccccacacaaattcactctcctgctggtgctagcccatccaaagtgacaactctttacataatcaagtcgggctatttcctgcatagatcaaggttttctcacatcccccccacccccatacacacacaaactcactctcctgctggtaatagctcatctaaactgaccactctccaagtttaaatccaagttaaaccagaacatctggggggggggggtaggaaaaaacaagaggaaacaggctaccttgcataatgacttagccactcccagtctctatttaagcctaaattagtagtatccaatttgcaaatgaattccaattcagcagtttctcgctggagtctggatttgaagtttttttgttttaagatagcgaccttcatgtctgtgattgcgtgaccagagagattgaagtgttctccgactggtttatgaatgttataattcttgacatctgatttgtgtccatttattcttttacgtagagactgtccagtttgaccaatgtacatggcagaggggcattgctggcacacgatggcatatatcacattggtggatgtgcaggtgaacgagcctctgatagtgtggctgatgttattaggccctgtgatggtgtcccctgaatagatatgtgggcacaattggcaacgggctttgttgcaaggaaaagttcctgggttagtggttctgttgtgtggtatgtggttgttggtgagtatttgcttcaggttgcggggctgtctgtaggcaaggactggcctgtctcccaagacttgtgagagtgttgggtcatcctttaggataggttgtagatccttaataatgcgttggaggggttttagttgggggctgaaggtgaccgctagtggcgttctgttattttctttgttaggcctgtcctgtagtaggtaacttctgggaactcttctggctctatcaatctgtctctttacttctgcaggtgggtattgtagttgtaagaaagcttgacagagatcttgtaggtgtttgtctctgtctgaggggttggagcaaatgcggttgtatcgcagagcttggctgtagacgatggatcgtgtggtgtggtcagggtgaaagctggaggcatgcaggtaggaatagcggtcagtaggtttccggtatagggtggtgtttatgtggccattgtttattagcactgtagtgtccaggaagtggatctcttgtgtggactggaccaggctgaggttggtggtgggatggaaattgttgaaatcatggtggaattcctcaagggcttcttttccatgggtcaatatagcgcaagtagagtaagggctttaggggacgagagatTCCCATATCAAATGTgctccattttcaaatatagctttttttctaactgccagacCTTCCAAAATAAGGCTGGTCTCTAAAAGTCAAGTTGGATTTTGTCCTAGTCACACACCACCAGTAACAAAGGTTAGCAGGCAATATCAGACCCTCCGTGATATCTGTGCAACTCCATTGTCTTAGGTAGGCTTGCGTAGATGTAAAGATTGGAACTTAGACATCGGTTATGTTGATGTACAAGAAATGATTTGGTCGTTCATTGAATGTGTGCTATGTTGGTTTCAGAGTTCTAACACAAGGAATAAGCAGTAAACGCTTATTTTGTGACAAAAGTAAATGAATAAGATTCTGAATACACACATGGACAGTTGACTAGTTGAATAAGAAGTAGCCACATTAATATAGTTATTTTTCATggtagaactgcactttaaggTTCATATGGTCACAAGGAATCCATTGTGATTTGGTACAGTCACCTGTTATATAATCTTACTACTCAACAATGAAGCTGTTGACTGACTAATCTCTTATAGGTATTCTAAATCTAATGGGCCCTTGGAAATTAATGGCCTGTTTGAGGCTCatgagagctgcaggtgcttaTCTCTGAAAACCCATCTTCAAATCTGTTGTTTTACTGTTCTTTAACTGCCATGAAAAGACCAATAATGTAAAGAGGAGACAGTATCCTTCATCAGATACAATccaattttaaacattttggtaCATAAATGGTTGAATACTCAGCTCCTTTCTTGGAATGTatatatctttgtagttaataatagCAATATTGGCCTCCATGCCGGGCAGTTAATGCTTCTAGGCCTGGTGTCAACTTCCATGAAATGCTCTTCCCATTGGTTGTTGTTACTTAAACATGTGAAAGCTGAactgaaagggggaaaatgatTACTTTTGTTGCCTCTTTGATGTATAATGATGGCCACAAAGATTTTCATAAACTATTCCTACTTGTTTTACATTAAAAACTATTATTTTCATTCTCTATGCCAGCAACATGTTAGACTTTGTGCACACACCCACCAATTCTCCTGCCCCATAACGTTTACCCTCTAAGAAGGAAATACTATGAAAGATGGGAGAGATGGAGACAATCAAAACATGTAAACGCTTGTTAAATGTAAAATGGCCTATTTTTTTTCTATACATTATATACCTTTTTTGATTAAAACGCATTAATAAGAGCAGGAGGGGAATTGATAAGGCCCTTGATGATAGCAACAAGAAGTTTTGAATTTGAAAAGGGTTGGAGAGGGAGCAAGTGGTGGAATTTAAATGGGAAGAGGTGACATGGTCATAATGGTCGGCAAGGAACATATTGTTAATAGTTGTGTTCTAAGAGATAAAATACTACATGTTGACTTTGAGATATGTGGCTTCATTTTATACCATCTCATGTTGCAGGTGAAACTGGGACACCACTTCCTTTATCTTTCCCATCTTATGCAAAGAAACTTCTGATAGCTTTATGTAAAGAGGTCCCATTCCAAGTGAAGTGCACATCCTGCCACCAGAAGTTACATTCACATATGGAGCTAACAGCTCACTTCAGGTTTGTGAGAGTCTATTGTCTATATACAGTGAACTTGACTGCATAGGTATGTATTATTTCTCTgagatttttaaatacttagtaGCCCAGTACAGTTGTTAAGCATCAAATTCCTCACAAGTTCCACCTTTTTCCTCATTTTCCCCAGATAATTGAATGGGGTGATGGTGGATTGTATTTCAGTCACTGCCAATGCCGGGGGATAGGCAGGGAGCACCACAGGGCCATTAAAAGGCTGCAAGTATTTGAGGTTGTGATTCTAATAGTTTTAGATCTGGAAAATACATACTCTGTTTTTGAAATGGGTCAAAAGCTAATTATTGTTATGTATAATTTAAATTCAAATCATATATATAGTGCCACAACCTTACTAAGTGCTTTACTGAGTAATACGTGTTCCCAGCCAGAAAGCATACACAAGATACAGTTACAAGATGGAACGCCTTTCAAGAAAGGAGAAGCAAAAGAGAGTTATTAGTGAGGGAGAAGTGGAAAGGAAGTGTTCCTGGAAAAGTGGGTTTTCAGGAGGGGACTTGTTTGACAGCAGATGGAAGGCTGTTCGAAGCACAGAGGGTGGCATAGCTGAAGTCATGAAAGAGAGCAAGGGAGCAGTAAGAAGAGAGGATTTGAAAGAGCATAGGGGACACATGGAGCAGTTGGAGGAAAGGAGAACAGTGATGTAAGTGAGAGCAAGACTGTACAGGACATTGATGGTGGGGAGGACAAGGTGCTTGAATTTGGGTTAGAAGAGGAGAAGCTAATGGAAGGATTCTGTGTGGAAAGACATGTAAGAAGGTCAGAATTACTTAAAAGGAAGGATTTTAGCTGAGGCATTTTGGATACATTATGAGAGAGAGtgttcagaaaaagaaaggcCTGAAAGATAAAGGTTACAGTAGTCTAAAAGTGAGAGAAGAATAAGGCATAAATAAACAAGAGTTCTAGTGGTGCGTAGAATGGATTTTGGTGTATCTTCTACAGTCTAAACAGCTATCTTGCTGCAGGAGTTCTCGGAAATGTCTTAGCCCTTCACTACAGAGTCCACAGTCTGTCTTCTATCCCTCCCAACACCTTAGATGAGGGCTGTGTGAAATCCACAAAgctatctcacaaaactggggtttTAGCCCACGGTAAGACTTTTTTTCGCCACCACTGCCCAGTATTGAGAGCTACTCATGCTGCTTATACAGCTGGATCAGTTGAAGTTCCGTGGCTCATGTACTGCTTCCTTTTCCTGGGTTACTCAGAAAAAGTAGAGTATGGCTCACTTACGTAAAATATCAGTGAGCAAACTGGCCTAACAGTCATGGAGcttctggggagaggagagcTGTGTGGAATTCCTACCCTATACATCTGAAGGAAGGAGAGTTTAGGGAGATGATCCCACCACTTCCCCCGCCAGGCAATGAGATGGTATAATTATTCctcatttccccactccaaattccTCTCGCTTTCAGGAGAAGCTAGAGTGGGAAAAGACCTTTCCCACATAGCATTCAGGAGAAAGGAAAGATTTGCCCCCAAGCCACTTGCAGTAGCAAGGAGAGCAAAACTCTCACACTtaagtgcaggggtggccaggctgtggctccggagccacatgcggctcttcagaagctAATATGCGGCTCCTAGTATAGGTACTGACTCCGGGGCttgagctacaggcgccaacatTCCAacgtgctggggaggggggggtgctcactgctgaacccctggctctgccacaggccccacctctaccccttcccaccccctctcctgagtctgccatgccctcgctcctccccctccccgcagagtctcctgcacgccatgaaacagctgattgggaggtgcagggagggagggggaggtgcagaTCGGCAGGGCTGGCGGTGGGCAGGAGGTTCTGGGAGCGGGGGGTAGGGGAGTGAAGCTGAGGggaggctgctgacatattactgtggctctttggcaatgtacattggtaaattctggctccttctcaggctcaggttggccacccctgctcaaGTGACTTATTCCATCCCAGACAAGCTGCCATCCCTATTCAGTTTACCAAACATTCACCTGCAACAAAATGACAGGCATACTCAACTCAATGCCACTGAGTGCAAGTGACTCTCCTTTGACCTTGagtctttttccccccactgctgtgGGCCTAAGCTCCCCTGTCTTGGAAGCAAGAGAGGGTATGCCGTTCTCAAGCCTACTGaagcattaaaaatgtataatgagaTGTTTTTAAAGTACCCACTAGATGTAGAATATTCAGTGGGCATGTTTGTGTATGTACCACACCTACCACATTTCAATACTGATGTAATAAACAGTAAATgatatcaatttttaaaaagtctggggGCGCTTGTCTGGAATGAGCACTTCGTTTTCTATAATGTGTAGTGACTTTTACATAAATAACTGGTAGGCATTGTACAGTTTGACAATCTACTGGGCCTGTTACTATGCATTTTAAAAGGGCAGTATTTCcctatgcagtgtagttgtatcTGTGTCATttccaagatattagagagactagttgggtgaggtgatatcttttattggaccaacttctattggtgatcgagacaagcttttgagccacacagagttcttcttcaggtccaggAAAGGTATTCCCAGcgtcatcctcaaaggaaacttacACAGCGCTTTCAAAaaatgagcctgggaacttaaattcattactTTGCGAGACGCTAAAAATTATGGACTGAagaaagacactggatttatggcttattacaaacagtctgtaacccactaacccctacTTTTGTgctatgactgcagagatgttaacgggccactctaccttggATGGTCCCTTACAACAGTGGCTCACCCAGGTGTATGTGTACCCCTGAGGTATGCAGacgtcttccagggggtacatcaactcatctagatatttgcctagttttacatcaggttacataaaaagcactggcgaagtcagtaaaaactaaaatttcatacagacaattagTTGTTTATACCGCTTTATATACTATActctgaaatataagtacaatatttatattcagattgattcattttataattatctcgtaaaaatgagaaagtaagcaatttgtcagtaatagtgtgctgtgagtcagtagtttttaagtgaggtgaaacttgggggtacgcaagacaaatcagactcctgaaaggggtacagtaaaggttgagagccactgccttagCATATGAGCTAATTATGTtcactaaacaatctgttccaacttACCTTTTGCTGTGAaactgggagtacctttcccagacctgaagaagagctctgtgtggctcgaaagcttctctctctcgccaacataggttggtccaataaaagatattacctcacccaccttgtctctctctagtATTTCCTTAGTAATTTATATAGTTAGTGGCGGGAGATGTCTGTGGAGTATTTTAAAGGATCACTTTGTAGCTACATCTGTGAAGTTTGGAATAATTAAACCTGTGAACATGTCGTTTTTATATCCAATTTAGAACTCGTTGTCGTAATGCTGGTCCTGTATCACTGTCGGAAAAGAGCATCTCCCAGGTTGCAGAAATATTTAAAGCAAGAGGTCACTGTCAAAACTGTGACAGACTCTTTGTAGATGAAAGCCAGATCAACCAGCATAGTCGTGCAACTCAACACAAAGTTAAAATTATTACCACAATGGAAGAGTCCATCTTGATGTTTTGCCATAtgaatgaaagaaataaaaaccCATGTCAGCTGAGGCAGATTATAAATCAGTCAAGGTCTTCACTCCTTAAGAGACCATTGACTTTGAGTGAGCCTGTCTGTGAAAATGAGTCTGCCATTTCAAAACGGAAAAAggatttagaagaaaaaaatcaagaggcTGGAGTAAGCCTACATCAAGACAACACAGGCAAAATAAAAGCCTGGTTCTGTGAATGCCTTCTGAAGTTTGCTACTGAAGAGTCAGTTGAAAAGCACGTTTTGTCAGCAAATAGAATCTGTCACAAGTGTGCTGTATGTGGGAAGCTTGCTGAAAACTCAAGCATCATCCGTCTGCATATGAGTCGGTTCCACGGAGGGGCACACTTAACTAACTTCATTTTCTGGTGCCGGGCATGCAATACAGACCTCCTGAGAGAAGAGAACATTATGGCACATGTCACTGAATTTCATGGTGGACATTCTTACTATTATGAACAGGAAGCTCTAGAGAATGAACCTATGGCATCGTCTTCTGACACACTGTGCAGTATCTCCAAATGGGAAGAGCATCTTCCTAGCCCTGTGGATCAGTCCCTTGAGAGAAGTCCTATTTTAGGAAAATGGCAATGCTGCATTTGTGAGGAAATGTTTGAGTCTGAAGACAGCGTTAAACAACATTGTATGTCTTTAGGAAGCCATCAGTTTCACAGGTATTGCTGTGGCTTGTGCAAAAAGCATTTTCACAAAGCAGAAACACTATACCGACATTGCCAAGAGCAGCACAGCCAAGAGATACAGGTTAAATATTTTTGTGGCCTTTGTGGTGATCTCTTTTTCGATGTTGAGGAAGAATTTCTAGTCCACTATAAGGGTTTCCATAGCACAGATTACATGTTTGTGTCTGAAGAgtcaataaaaaataaagacgACCTTACACTATTGGAAAAAGGTGACTTTCTAACCTGCGGCTGCCGGGAAGAGTATATCTCTAGAGTAAATAGAAAGGAAGATCACCGGAATTGTCAGAAAGCCCTACTGGAAAAAGGCAATCTGTGGTTTCGCTGCTGCTTCTGTTCAGCAACGGCACAAAATTTCACAGACTTGAATGATCATCTCAGCAAAAGTCACACCCCAAGGAAAAGCCATGAAGAGATGTATGTTGTGAGATGTGGTGCATGCAACAAAAATTTCCACGATATTGTGAGTGCCCATCAACACTATCATGATAAACACTGCTTCTTGCAAAAGCCTAATATAAAACATTTTGGATCAGAATCAGAAAGCAAAGTCTTCAACTTTACAGCCACTGGTGCTTGTGTGGACAAGAAGCCTGATAAACTAAAGTTTCCAGCAAATGGAACTAAGGTTCAAAAAAAGTCAGAATCTCCTTCTCTAAAGAGAGAAGAAgatagaaggaaagaaagaaatgagaaTAAAGCATATTCTGAAGAGCATGGTGAAGAAGGTATGTAGAAATTATgtctttagtttgttttttaatgcacaATAGGAAAAAAATACAGTTGTAATATGCTCATATAGAAATTGTTCAACAGAACATGTAAATATACCATGCACCTATATCCAGTCTGTACATATGAAATAATGTAAACTCAGTTATATGTTTAAAGCTGTAACTTTAGTAAGTTTCTGGTGCCAAATCCCGAGAACTCAAGTTGAACTTTGTATTACTAAGTGCTTTATCAAATCTGTTTCTTGTttgtacaatacaaataatttaccAAGAATTTGTGGACCATGCTTAACATGGAATTCTGTACTGACCACAGGAATTAGCTGGAAATTGGACAGCAATCTTCAGATGCTGCTCTTCGTCCTCTTTTTCTTCTCTCAATCACCCTTTCTATGAAGGGAGAAGACACTTCAGTAGTAGGTTAAGTCAAAGTTAGGGAAAATCACAAGGAAGCTGTGAGAACCACATAGAGAGAGGGGGTAGCTTTTGACTCCAAAATGGATGTCATTCAGGAAAAGCATTCCTTCTACCCAACCTGGTGTACGTAAGCAGCTACTTGTAACCTGCGCCACTGATCTACCCTGCCTACTATTAAGTGGTGTTTAAAAACGAGCAAACAGCTGGTGTCCCAGTGGGAGATGCCCTTTGAGAGACTTGAGCCCAGAATCGCTCATCAGATAAAAAGGGACTTGGTAGCATTTGGTATCACTTAAAAATTCACTGCCATAATGAAAGGACCAACAGTAAAGGGATCCAAACAGATTCCTATCCAAACCCCTCCCTTTGGCCAAGGCAAATGGTTGCAATGTGAAGTCCTCACAGGGAATAGAAGTCCTTGGAAGACCAGGGTGGGTAAAGAAAGGTCTCCTATGAGAATACAAAGTGTGTGTGTACCTACATAAGTGAGATTTttctattttcatatatatatatatatatatatatatatatatatatacacacactctgtgtgtgtgtttgtgtgttcacacacacacacacactctgatgCAGGGTATCCCAGCCTGTTATTAAGGTTGCTTGATGCCTTCTATTATAAGACTGGTTTCATTTGCTTATAACTTTTGCCAGACTATAATCACtttcactgaaattttctatACAGGTTGTGTGCCTCAGGCTGACGTTTTCTGACAAATTATTCTGTAACTATTTCTGAGAATGAAGCAATGAAATATGGCCatattaaaaaattctggcaaccttttctttaaaatgccCCCATGCTTttgagcagagacttgaaatgtAGCAAGGGGTGTCCtttgtgtcaggaatgtgccttttgctgtccccatgaaaatctaTCCTAATATAGCCAATTTATAAGCCATTGCACGTGCTCAGTCGACACTTAATCCTGGGTCACAGCTAAAATCCTCAGAGATTgtttgcactgagcatgctccagcacaGAGCTAAAGAAGgatgagcaggactttcccttcaGTAACAGCATTTCCTGGCTGCTTCAGTCCATGATGAGTCCATGTCCTGGCACTTGAACTAAGAGCAGGAGACTCCCTTGCTGGGCCCATGGAGTGTGGAGGAGGAAGTCACCTGaatcaaatgcagaggggacaagagctggatcTGAAGATGAAAAGTAGTAAATGAGACAAGAAgcctctggggaagagaagactgatatTGGGAGCTAGGGAGGGAAATAGAGGGATAGGA
The genomic region above belongs to Caretta caretta isolate rCarCar2 chromosome 3, rCarCar1.hap1, whole genome shotgun sequence and contains:
- the ZNF451 gene encoding E3 SUMO-protein ligase ZNF451 isoform X1 translates to MANTFLQIMESLSSAKAHKCESAMQDESEDDIEFICEGPSRPVLDCIDLVSSDDEEPSSSSNVHRNVKRKDHIDYQKERVASTLDRLARHVEVEKQQKEEKNKAFKEKVDSQHAHGLQELEFIRGHSDTEAARLCVDQWLKMPGLKPGTINMGRKAVSHRTGQTPINSNPILCPVMHCNRKFDNGHLLLGHLKRFDHSPCDPAITLHGPPTNAVACVVCCKRFVTSQQYSDHLLSKINENDGHKRNLPPQLIQCFACPYCFLLFSIRDECLQHMSGKNHFLQVFKLSGETGTPLPLSFPSYAKKLLIALCKEVPFQVKCTSCHQKLHSHMELTAHFRTRCRNAGPVSLSEKSISQVAEIFKARGHCQNCDRLFVDESQINQHSRATQHKVKIITTMEESILMFCHMNERNKNPCQLRQIINQSRSSLLKRPLTLSEPVCENESAISKRKKDLEEKNQEAGVSLHQDNTGKIKAWFCECLLKFATEESVEKHVLSANRICHKCAVCGKLAENSSIIRLHMSRFHGGAHLTNFIFWCRACNTDLLREENIMAHVTEFHGGHSYYYEQEALENEPMASSSDTLCSISKWEEHLPSPVDQSLERSPILGKWQCCICEEMFESEDSVKQHCMSLGSHQFHRYCCGLCKKHFHKAETLYRHCQEQHSQEIQVKYFCGLCGDLFFDVEEEFLVHYKGFHSTDYMFVSEESIKNKDDLTLLEKGDFLTCGCREEYISRVNRKEDHRNCQKALLEKGNLWFRCCFCSATAQNFTDLNDHLSKSHTPRKSHEEMYVVRCGACNKNFHDIVSAHQHYHDKHCFLQKPNIKHFGSESESKVFNFTATGACVDKKPDKLKFPANGTKVQKKSESPSLKREEDRRKERNENKAYSEEHGEEDSELPDFDYLRTMTHIVLVDLDNWGRFFIHLPANLNQGTFVWGFQGGHSNWKPPEQCKIFNYLNKIGCFFLHPRCGTRREAADFALCMHAGRLDEHLPKQIPFTILSGDKSFLELEDQFKKTQRTAHILNPHDIDGDMMCALLNSISDTTKVSDSEEDDDIKTVQMSFQETKKQEEEDVELQEAIKRSLEEM